The following are from one region of the Myxocyprinus asiaticus isolate MX2 ecotype Aquarium Trade chromosome 2, UBuf_Myxa_2, whole genome shotgun sequence genome:
- the LOC127450706 gene encoding cytochrome c oxidase subunit 4 isoform 2, mitochondrial-like: protein MGKMELTEQVDMSLPMYWDRLDTPLPDRQYQDTLNAADKSLKQKEKGHWNNLPKEEKLALYPPYPHTLDDKWQAMQVKKMLDM, encoded by the coding sequence ATGGGAAAAATGGAGTTGACAGAGCAGGTGGAcatgtctctgcccatgtactgGGACCGTCTGGACACTCCTCTACCTGACAGACAATACCAGGACACCCTCAATGCTGCAGACAAGAGCCTGAAGCAGAAGGAGAAAGGACACTGGAACAATCTCCCTAAAGAGGAAAAACTTGCCTTGTATCCCCCTTATCCTCACACCCTTGATGACAAATGGCAGGCTATGCAGGTGAAGAAGATGCTGGACATGTAG